In Mariluticola halotolerans, one DNA window encodes the following:
- a CDS encoding heme biosynthesis protein HemY, which translates to MIRLIVYIALSLLVTAGAAWLISLPGTVTIDVANYRLQPGLGAVALALILTILVSIAIWAIIRRILEAPKRLARIARQRRKDLGVEALSDGFIALQAGNLQKARQFAREAQTRLPDNAAAQLLEARADLALGDLGPARQHYRALISNPKTALAALSGLYDQARAQGRNDIALTFAKKATDLTPGVDWAETALFDDLTKKAAWAEALEMIAARPAASKAERAEKRRRRAVLHTAIAATSETTEPLEALDHAQSAIKLQPDFVPAALIAARIHASRDETRKAQSLLRRVWRSTGHPQVATLFANAQPGASAIERLKRARDLIGTNPEDLAAAMVVAHAAIDAYEWPLARNVLANFVAANPSQGVCTLMAEIEEGQNGDQGKAREWLARAVRAPRDPVWVADGITSDEWEPVSPVTGKLDAFEWKVPVSTVATSRNPKSAPAETEAPQKPAQAALPPAAD; encoded by the coding sequence ATGATCCGGTTGATTGTCTATATCGCCCTCAGCCTTCTGGTCACCGCCGGTGCCGCCTGGCTGATCAGCCTGCCCGGCACCGTGACCATTGATGTGGCGAATTATCGCCTGCAGCCCGGGCTTGGCGCGGTGGCCCTCGCGCTTATTCTCACCATCCTTGTTTCAATCGCCATCTGGGCCATCATCCGCCGCATTCTCGAAGCGCCCAAAAGGCTGGCCCGCATCGCCCGCCAGCGCCGCAAGGACCTTGGCGTTGAAGCGCTTTCGGACGGGTTCATTGCGCTGCAGGCCGGCAATTTGCAAAAGGCCCGCCAGTTTGCCCGCGAGGCGCAAACCCGCCTGCCCGACAATGCCGCCGCCCAATTGCTCGAAGCGCGGGCTGATCTGGCGCTGGGCGATCTTGGGCCCGCCCGCCAGCATTATCGCGCCCTGATTTCCAACCCCAAAACCGCGCTCGCCGCCCTTTCCGGCCTTTACGATCAGGCCCGGGCACAAGGGCGCAATGACATTGCCCTGACCTTTGCCAAAAAGGCCACCGACCTGACCCCCGGCGTCGACTGGGCCGAAACCGCGCTTTTTGACGACCTGACCAAAAAGGCCGCCTGGGCCGAAGCGCTGGAAATGATTGCAGCCCGCCCCGCCGCCTCCAAGGCCGAACGGGCCGAAAAGCGCCGCCGCCGCGCCGTGCTGCACACAGCGATTGCCGCCACAAGCGAAACCACCGAGCCGCTCGAAGCGCTCGACCATGCCCAATCGGCCATCAAGCTGCAGCCCGATTTTGTGCCCGCTGCACTGATTGCGGCGCGCATTCACGCCAGCCGTGATGAAACGCGCAAGGCGCAAAGCCTGCTCCGTCGTGTCTGGCGCAGCACGGGCCATCCACAAGTGGCGACCCTTTTTGCCAATGCCCAGCCGGGCGCTTCGGCCATTGAACGGCTCAAACGCGCCCGCGACCTGATCGGCACCAATCCCGAGGATCTGGCAGCGGCCATGGTCGTCGCCCATGCGGCAATCGATGCTTATGAATGGCCGCTGGCGCGCAATGTGCTGGCCAATTTCGTCGCCGCCAATCCAAGTCAGGGCGTGTGCACGCTGATGGCGGAAATCGAGGAAGGGCAAAACGGCGATCAGGGCAAGGCCCGCGAATGGCTGGCCCGCGCCGTCCGCGCCCCGCGCGATCCCGTCTGGGTGGCCGATGGCATCACCTCGGATGAATGGGAACCGGTCTCCCCGGTCACCGGCAAGCTGGACGCCTTTGAATGGAAAGTGCCGGTCAGCACGGTGGCCACCAGCCGAAACCCCAAATCCGCCCCGGCAGAAACCGAAGCCCCGCAAAAGCCAGCGCAGGCCGCCCTGCCCCCGGCCGCAGATTAA
- a CDS encoding COG4223 family protein, translating to MEERKSGPVKPPVLDLEAKNKADNKAAQKPASAAGAKPADKTAAGPKSPNAEKPKAEKANPATGLPLLALAGGGGAILGAGLAFGLATFGFWPQPPAAPDTTRADLTTLEQRISAVEADRRNGAEAVAALGTRLDATATDLRAEIAGSAEALDAKIAAIDTNGGTDLTPLENRIAELDTRLDAIAAGASSDEASALSAELAGLRQEIAALSTRQSEAQSAVTDLTGKLNTVTSHIEAPPSAETSANAQLPLALSSFETATLYGRPFATELQTLQTALPGLAIPETLLNRAITGLRAPETLERDLANAIPAMLAARPADPAASWQEALLHRAQSLLALRPTGDAEGDSPEALIARLEVAIARRQFGTASTLMQALPQPMQQAAGDLSDHLAALATAEQFAASARAAALAPVPSDTEETAQ from the coding sequence ATGGAAGAACGCAAATCCGGACCGGTTAAACCCCCCGTCCTCGACCTTGAAGCCAAAAACAAGGCGGACAACAAGGCCGCGCAAAAACCTGCCAGTGCTGCGGGCGCAAAACCGGCTGACAAAACCGCCGCCGGCCCCAAAAGCCCCAACGCGGAAAAGCCCAAAGCCGAAAAAGCCAACCCCGCGACCGGCCTGCCCCTGCTGGCGCTGGCGGGCGGGGGCGGCGCAATTCTTGGGGCGGGGCTGGCTTTTGGCCTGGCCACCTTCGGCTTCTGGCCGCAACCACCCGCCGCCCCGGACACCACCCGTGCCGACCTGACAACGCTGGAACAACGCATCAGCGCCGTTGAGGCCGACCGGCGCAATGGCGCGGAAGCGGTTGCGGCACTTGGCACGCGCCTTGATGCGACAGCGACAGACCTGCGCGCCGAAATTGCCGGCAGTGCTGAAGCGCTGGATGCCAAAATCGCCGCCATCGACACAAATGGCGGCACCGACCTGACCCCGCTTGAAAACCGGATTGCGGAACTGGACACCCGTCTTGATGCCATCGCCGCCGGTGCCTCGAGCGATGAGGCCTCAGCCCTCAGCGCGGAACTGGCCGGTTTGCGCCAGGAAATTGCCGCCCTCAGCACCCGCCAGAGCGAAGCGCAAAGCGCCGTCACCGACCTGACCGGCAAGCTGAACACGGTGACGAGCCATATCGAGGCGCCCCCCAGCGCCGAGACCAGCGCCAATGCGCAATTGCCGCTGGCGCTTTCCAGCTTTGAAACCGCCACCCTTTATGGCCGCCCCTTCGCCACCGAATTGCAGACCTTGCAAACCGCCCTGCCTGGCCTCGCCATTCCTGAAACCTTGCTGAACCGGGCCATAACCGGCCTGAGGGCGCCTGAAACGCTGGAGCGGGATCTGGCCAATGCCATTCCCGCCATGCTCGCCGCCCGCCCTGCAGACCCGGCGGCTAGCTGGCAGGAGGCGCTGCTGCACCGCGCCCAGTCGCTCCTTGCGCTGCGCCCCACCGGCGACGCTGAAGGCGACAGCCCCGAAGCGCTGATCGCCCGGCTGGAGGTTGCCATCGCCCGGCGCCAGTTCGGCACCGCCAGCACGCTGATGCAGGCCCTGCCCCAGCCCATGCAACAGGCCGCCGGCGACCTGTCTGACCATCTGGCAGCCCTCGCCACAGCCGAACAATTCGCCGCCAGCGCCCGCGCCGCAGCGCTTGCCCCCGTTCCCTCGGATACGGAAGAAACCGCCCAATGA
- a CDS encoding uroporphyrinogen-III synthase, with protein sequence MHKLPQILVTRPEPDASDTAARLAALGLQPLIAPMLEMHVLDTGLPDPKGLSAIALTSANALRALEARDRLAHFHGLPVFTVGDRTAAHARDMGFTDVTSADGSFDDLVALLLKQKFDGPVFYPAAANARGDLAGALAPTGIMVLSARLYDMQPVTSLPSPIMTELAAGTIPAISFYSRHTAASFCALVDTLLDREGRAAMTMLCLSENVAEPLIDNHFTRIALADYPSEEAMMALALSFARDQIR encoded by the coding sequence ATGCACAAATTGCCGCAAATTCTGGTCACCCGCCCCGAGCCTGATGCCAGTGACACAGCGGCACGGCTGGCAGCGCTGGGATTGCAGCCGCTGATCGCCCCCATGCTTGAAATGCATGTGCTCGATACCGGCCTGCCCGACCCAAAGGGGCTTTCCGCCATTGCGCTGACCAGTGCCAATGCGCTGCGGGCGCTGGAGGCACGTGACAGACTGGCCCATTTCCACGGCCTGCCGGTCTTTACCGTTGGTGACCGCACCGCCGCCCATGCAAGGGATATGGGCTTTACCGACGTCACCAGCGCCGATGGCAGCTTTGACGATCTGGTGGCCCTGCTGCTGAAGCAAAAATTTGATGGGCCGGTTTTTTATCCCGCCGCCGCCAATGCAAGGGGCGATCTGGCGGGCGCCCTGGCCCCCACCGGCATCATGGTATTATCGGCCCGGCTTTATGACATGCAGCCCGTCACATCCCTGCCCAGCCCGATCATGACCGAACTGGCAGCCGGCACCATTCCTGCCATTTCATTTTATTCGCGCCACACCGCCGCCAGCTTTTGCGCCCTTGTCGATACCCTGCTCGATCGCGAAGGCCGGGCCGCCATGACCATGCTGTGCCTGTCGGAAAATGTGGCCGAACCCCTTATCGACAACCATTTCACCCGCATCGCTTTGGCTGATTATCCGAGCGAAGAAGCCATGATGGCCCTTGCGCTGTCTTTTGCCCGCGACCAAATCAGGTAA
- the hemC gene encoding hydroxymethylbilane synthase: MQSASTPPTLRIGTRGSPLALAQAEEVRRRLVATHGPENINVEITAFSTGGDRSQASNRPLSDFGGKGIFSKEIEDRLMAGDIDIGVHSSKDMATNLPAGLIMPIFLPREDVRDVFISLTAPSFAALPEGAVIGTSSLRRRAQIARLRPDIKLVEFRGNVGTRLQKLADGVADATFLAAAGLMRTHKMEHATEFLDTRDFPPAPGQGAIGIELRADDAITHQLVLPLNHAETAAAILAERAFLRTLDGSCRTPIAALTRHMGPQISLFGQILSVDGREMFEAEISGAAADAETIGHTLGERLLDMAGPEFIARLKAAL, from the coding sequence TTGCAATCTGCAAGCACGCCGCCCACCCTCAGGATCGGCACAAGAGGCTCCCCCCTCGCCCTCGCACAAGCCGAGGAAGTGCGCCGCCGTCTGGTGGCCACCCACGGCCCTGAAAATATCAATGTCGAGATCACCGCTTTCTCCACCGGCGGCGACCGTTCCCAGGCCAGCAACCGCCCCTTGAGCGATTTTGGCGGCAAGGGCATTTTCTCCAAGGAAATCGAGGACCGGCTTATGGCCGGGGATATCGATATCGGTGTCCATTCCTCAAAAGACATGGCCACCAACCTGCCCGCCGGGCTGATCATGCCGATCTTTTTGCCCCGCGAAGACGTGCGCGATGTGTTTATCTCGCTGACCGCGCCAAGCTTTGCCGCCCTGCCCGAAGGTGCCGTGATCGGCACCTCGTCCCTGCGCCGCCGCGCCCAGATCGCCCGGTTGCGTCCGGACATCAAACTGGTGGAATTTCGCGGCAATGTTGGCACACGGTTGCAAAAACTGGCCGACGGGGTGGCCGATGCAACCTTTCTCGCCGCCGCCGGGCTGATGCGCACCCATAAAATGGAGCACGCCACCGAATTTCTCGACACCCGGGATTTCCCCCCCGCCCCGGGTCAGGGCGCCATTGGCATTGAACTGCGCGCCGACGACGCCATCACCCATCAACTGGTCCTGCCGCTCAATCATGCGGAAACCGCCGCCGCCATTCTGGCCGAGCGGGCCTTTTTGCGCACGCTGGACGGCTCCTGCCGCACCCCGATTGCCGCCCTGACCCGGCATATGGGGCCGCAAATCTCGCTGTTTGGACAAATTCTTTCCGTTGATGGCCGGGAAATGTTCGAGGCGGAAATTTCCGGCGCGGCGGCGGATGCCGAAACCATTGGCCACACTTTGGGCGAACGTTTGCTGGATATGGCAGGTCCCGAATTCATTGCCCGACTGAAAGCTGCGCTGTGA
- the tsaD gene encoding tRNA (adenosine(37)-N6)-threonylcarbamoyltransferase complex transferase subunit TsaD, whose protein sequence is MTEQAHTLILGIETSCDETAAAIVARDRDGNGTILSNIVRSQIDEHKAFGGVVPELAARSHIVHLDGIITAAMTEAGVDFAGLDAIAATAGPGLIGGVLVGLTTAKGLSAASGKPLIAVNHLEAHALTARLTDKVSFPYLMLLVSGGHSQFVLVKGVGDYQRWGTTIDDALGEAFDKVAKLMDLGYPGGPLVEQWALEGDPKRFKFPRPLLKEDRLDFSFSGLKTAVRLAAESIAPLSDTDIADICAGFQAAVTDVVTTRAKAALMRFASEMPGVPPQLVVAGGVAANKAIGNGLRQAAGETGATLIVPPPALCTDNGVMVAWAGAERLALGVADDLSVAARARWPLDDKDMAIGGAG, encoded by the coding sequence GTGACCGAGCAAGCGCACACCCTGATATTGGGCATTGAAACCAGCTGCGACGAAACAGCCGCTGCCATTGTGGCACGCGATCGTGACGGCAATGGCACGATTTTGTCCAATATCGTGCGCTCGCAGATCGATGAGCACAAGGCTTTTGGTGGCGTGGTGCCGGAACTGGCCGCCCGTTCGCATATCGTGCATCTCGATGGCATCATTACGGCCGCGATGACAGAAGCGGGGGTGGATTTTGCCGGGCTGGACGCGATTGCCGCGACCGCCGGGCCGGGGCTGATCGGCGGCGTGCTGGTGGGGCTGACCACAGCCAAGGGGCTTTCGGCCGCCTCGGGCAAGCCCCTGATCGCCGTCAATCACCTCGAAGCCCATGCGCTGACGGCGCGGCTGACCGATAAGGTCAGTTTTCCCTATCTGATGCTTTTGGTCTCGGGCGGGCATAGCCAGTTCGTGCTGGTGAAGGGTGTTGGTGATTATCAGCGCTGGGGCACAACGATTGATGATGCCTTGGGCGAGGCTTTCGACAAGGTGGCCAAGCTGATGGATCTTGGCTACCCGGGCGGGCCGCTGGTCGAGCAATGGGCGCTTGAAGGCGATCCGAAGCGGTTCAAATTCCCGCGCCCGCTTTTGAAAGAAGACCGGCTGGATTTCTCGTTTTCCGGCTTGAAGACAGCGGTGCGGCTGGCGGCGGAAAGCATCGCGCCGCTCAGCGATACCGATATTGCCGATATCTGCGCCGGGTTTCAGGCGGCGGTGACTGATGTGGTGACCACAAGGGCAAAAGCGGCGCTGATGCGCTTTGCCAGTGAAATGCCGGGCGTGCCGCCGCAATTGGTGGTGGCGGGCGGTGTGGCCGCCAACAAGGCTATCGGCAATGGTTTACGCCAAGCAGCGGGTGAGACCGGCGCGACGTTGATCGTGCCACCGCCGGCGCTTTGCACCGATAACGGGGTTATGGTGGCCTGGGCCGGGGCGGAACGGCTGGCACTTGGGGTTGCGGATGATCTGTCGGTTGCCGCCCGGGCGCGCTGGCCGCTGGATGACAAGGACATGGCCATTGGGGGCGCTGGATGA
- a CDS encoding NAD(P)H-dependent glycerol-3-phosphate dehydrogenase — protein sequence MSFVRVQVIGGGAWGTALAQAAANAGRAVTLVVRDPALAEAINSTHRNEAYLGDQALSANITARADYQSLFEADIVLMVVPAQVTRHTLQAIGPEALAGKPVVLCAKGFEAGTLDRQSQIVGELAPKALPLVLSGPSFAVDVAAGRPTAVTLAGADIALAEQVAAALAGPSFRPYAAADLVGVELAGGLKNVYALACGAVEGAGLGLSARSALLARAFAEMSRLVDKMGGQTGTLTGLAGLGDLTLSCTSEQSRNYWYGVQLGRGRKLAEIEADGHRLAEGVKTAPAALALAQKYDVDAPLIAAVNMLLAEKVRIDAIVAGLMARPLKREGEN from the coding sequence ATGAGTTTTGTGCGGGTGCAGGTGATTGGCGGCGGCGCCTGGGGCACAGCATTGGCGCAGGCGGCTGCCAATGCCGGACGGGCGGTTACGCTGGTGGTGCGCGATCCGGCTTTGGCCGAGGCGATCAACAGCACCCATCGCAATGAGGCCTATCTCGGCGATCAGGCCCTTTCGGCAAACATTACCGCCCGCGCCGATTACCAAAGCCTCTTTGAAGCGGATATCGTTTTGATGGTCGTGCCGGCGCAGGTCACACGCCACACCTTGCAGGCCATCGGGCCCGAGGCCTTGGCGGGCAAGCCGGTGGTGCTGTGCGCCAAGGGGTTTGAGGCGGGCACGCTGGACCGGCAATCCCAGATCGTGGGCGAGCTGGCACCCAAGGCCTTGCCGCTGGTTTTGTCCGGCCCAAGCTTTGCTGTTGATGTGGCCGCCGGCCGGCCGACGGCGGTGACGCTGGCGGGGGCCGATATCGCGCTGGCCGAACAGGTTGCTGCGGCTTTGGCCGGGCCGAGTTTTCGTCCCTATGCCGCTGCCGACCTTGTCGGGGTGGAACTGGCGGGCGGGTTGAAGAATGTCTATGCGCTGGCCTGTGGCGCGGTTGAGGGGGCGGGGCTTGGTCTTTCGGCCCGTTCGGCGCTGTTGGCGCGGGCCTTTGCGGAAATGTCGCGGCTGGTCGATAAAATGGGCGGGCAGACGGGAACGCTGACGGGTCTTGCGGGCCTCGGCGATCTCACCCTCAGCTGCACTTCGGAGCAATCGCGCAATTACTGGTATGGTGTGCAATTGGGCCGCGGGCGCAAGCTGGCTGAAATTGAAGCGGATGGGCACCGGCTGGCCGAGGGCGTCAAAACCGCGCCGGCGGCGCTGGCGCTGGCGCAAAAATATGATGTTGATGCCCCCCTGATTGCGGCGGTGAACATGCTGCTGGCGGAAAAGGTGCGTATCGATGCGATTGTGGCCGGGCTGATGGCGCGGCCGTTGAAACGTGAAGGAGAGAATTGA
- a CDS encoding YciI family protein encodes MLYVIEARDKPDALEIRLAARPAHLKFLDSLGDNLVLAGPFLDDNEKPCGSLVVIKADSLDAARAIAAEDPYVAAGLFASSEVRRWAWAVKAPAGL; translated from the coding sequence ATGCTTTATGTCATCGAGGCCCGCGACAAGCCGGATGCTCTGGAAATCCGGCTGGCGGCGCGCCCGGCCCATCTCAAGTTTCTCGACAGTCTGGGTGATAATCTGGTGCTGGCGGGCCCGTTTCTCGACGATAATGAGAAGCCCTGCGGCAGTCTTGTGGTGATCAAGGCCGATAGTCTGGATGCGGCCAGGGCGATTGCGGCCGAGGACCCTTATGTGGCGGCGGGCCTTTTCGCATCGAGCGAAGTGCGGCGCTGGGCCTGGGCGGTCAAAGCACCGGCGGGGCTCTAG
- a CDS encoding EVE domain-containing protein, whose protein sequence is MAYWLFKSEPSTWGWDDQVKKGAPEEWDGVRNYAARNFMRQMQIGDLGFFYHSVDEKRIVGIVRVAATAHVDSTADNPTWECVDIEAVKPMPKPVSLAEIKENPALEDMALVKLSRLSVQPVTGKEWEIVCAMGGL, encoded by the coding sequence ATGGCATATTGGCTGTTCAAATCCGAACCCTCGACCTGGGGCTGGGATGATCAGGTGAAAAAGGGCGCGCCCGAGGAATGGGACGGGGTGCGCAATTATGCGGCCCGCAATTTCATGCGGCAGATGCAGATTGGTGATCTGGGGTTCTTCTACCATTCGGTGGATGAAAAACGGATTGTCGGTATCGTCCGGGTGGCGGCGACCGCGCATGTGGATTCAACGGCAGATAATCCGACATGGGAATGCGTTGACATCGAAGCGGTCAAGCCGATGCCCAAGCCGGTCTCCCTGGCTGAAATCAAGGAAAACCCGGCGCTTGAAGATATGGCGCTGGTCAAGCTGTCACGCCTTTCGGTGCAACCGGTAACCGGCAAAGAATGGGAAATCGTCTGCGCCATGGGCGGGCTTTAG